From Permianibacter aggregans, a single genomic window includes:
- a CDS encoding DUF2238 domain-containing protein, protein MKIIWIAIFLLVLIWSGVNPKDYPTWALEVSPAVAGGLILAFTYKRFPLTPLLYALILLHCVILMIGGHYTYAEVPFFDALKPVFGWERNNFDKLGHFLQGFVPALIAREVLLRYAIVASNAWRSFFIVCICLAVSAFYELIEWWVALLSEEAAESFLGTQGYVWDTQADMAFALLGAILALLLLGRIHDQQLRQRQLL, encoded by the coding sequence ATGAAAATTATCTGGATTGCCATTTTCTTGCTGGTGCTGATCTGGTCCGGGGTCAACCCTAAGGACTACCCGACCTGGGCACTGGAGGTTTCACCAGCAGTCGCTGGCGGTCTGATTCTGGCGTTTACCTACAAGCGGTTTCCGCTGACACCGCTGCTGTACGCGTTGATTCTTCTGCACTGTGTGATACTGATGATCGGCGGTCATTACACCTATGCTGAGGTGCCGTTTTTCGATGCGCTGAAACCGGTGTTTGGCTGGGAGCGCAATAACTTCGACAAACTCGGGCATTTTCTGCAGGGCTTTGTGCCGGCGCTGATCGCCCGTGAAGTATTGTTGCGCTACGCCATCGTGGCCTCAAACGCCTGGCGCAGCTTTTTTATCGTTTGCATTTGCCTGGCCGTCAGCGCGTTTTACGAATTGATTGAATGGTGGGTGGCGCTGCTGTCCGAAGAAGCCGCCGAATCATTTCTCGGCACGCAAGGTTATGTCTGGGATACCCAAGCCGATATGGCTTTTGCATTGCTCGGCGCGATATTGGCGCTACTGCTGCTCGGCAGAATTCACGACCAACAATTGCGACAACGACAGCTGCTCTAA
- a CDS encoding GGDEF domain-containing protein, which yields MHIAKIVLLALLLTLAKALFSGSTITIATLSVAVSLVAGAYWLARRGATHQAAAILIGSLIATLSLLVLSNGGIHDEAMLAFPALLVFAALVGNKWLMWAITLWTLLFIALLAWLHSRGWFAGLSAVRGYSAYFYTAIILLVTAISVGWLASDLRNVLITLNSEHQKLIDSQAEISHMAHHDALTGLPNRLLIQDRFQQVVARSQRHNSKAALMFLDLDNFKTVNDTHGHFTGDKLLKQIADALSETLRASDTVGRQGGDEFLVLLDELRGDADAAHIAEKLIAKVEQTGREFDASCQLSCSIGIAVYPLDASDFETLLKKADVAMYAAKRGGRQHHRFYEPSMASRIESRHGKPR from the coding sequence GTGCATATCGCAAAAATTGTCTTGTTGGCGTTGCTGCTGACGCTCGCCAAAGCGCTGTTCAGTGGTTCGACTATTACCATTGCGACACTTTCAGTCGCCGTGTCGTTGGTGGCGGGCGCCTATTGGCTGGCAAGACGCGGCGCCACGCATCAGGCCGCCGCCATACTGATTGGCAGTTTGATTGCGACCTTGAGTCTTCTGGTGTTGAGCAATGGTGGCATCCACGATGAAGCGATGCTGGCGTTTCCTGCCCTGCTGGTGTTTGCCGCGCTGGTCGGCAACAAATGGTTGATGTGGGCGATAACGCTGTGGACACTACTTTTCATTGCGTTGTTGGCCTGGTTGCATAGCCGCGGCTGGTTTGCCGGACTTTCGGCAGTGCGTGGTTACAGCGCCTATTTTTACACGGCCATCATTCTGCTGGTGACGGCGATCAGTGTTGGCTGGCTCGCCAGTGATTTACGCAATGTGCTGATCACGTTAAACAGCGAGCACCAAAAACTGATCGATTCACAAGCGGAAATATCGCATATGGCGCACCACGATGCGCTGACCGGTTTGCCCAATCGCTTATTGATTCAGGATCGCTTTCAACAAGTGGTGGCTCGCTCGCAACGGCATAACAGCAAAGCCGCACTGATGTTTCTTGATCTCGACAACTTCAAGACCGTCAACGATACCCACGGTCATTTCACCGGTGACAAGTTGCTGAAACAAATCGCTGATGCGCTCTCTGAAACCCTGCGTGCCAGTGACACCGTCGGGCGTCAGGGCGGCGATGAGTTTTTGGTGCTGCTCGATGAGTTACGCGGCGATGCTGACGCGGCCCATATTGCCGAAAAGCTGATCGCCAAAGTGGAGCAAACTGGTCGTGAGTTCGATGCCAGTTGCCAGCTCAGCTGCTCGATTGGCATTGCCGTTTATCCGCTAGATGCCAGCGATTTTGAAACGCTGCTGAAGAAAGCCGATGTCGCGATGTATGCCGCCAAACGCGGTGGTCGTCAGCATCACCGCTTTTACGAACCGTCGATGGCCTCGCGCATTGAGTCGCGACACGGCAAGCCGCGTTGA